The DNA sequence CGATAGCGCCGAAGCAGTAAACTACACCGGTTTTGCCGTTAGTCTTTCCAGTCACGACGCCGCTGAAGGGAAAAAATGGTTCGATCGCCTTTCGGACGGCGGGACGGTGACGCTGGAATGGGAAGAGACCTTTTGGGCACTCGGCTTTGGTACGCTGACGGATAAATTCGGCATTCCATGGCGCGTTAACGTCAATAAGCCTGACGCCTGATTACATTTTTAGCCGATCCAGCGCGCTCAGCAGCGCGTTGACTTTTGGCGTCAGCTGTTTCTTACGCGGCCAGACGACGTACAGCGGTAAACCCTCTACCGCCAGTTCTGGCAGGATCGGCACCAGTTCACCGCTGGCTAGCGGCTTTTCCATCAGCCAGCTGGCCATCTGCGCCACGCCTAGGCCTGCGATGACCGCAGCAACCTGGGCTTCTCCATCGCCAAGCGCCATACGGTGCGGCACGGTTCTGGCCACCGTTCGACCATCTGGCGAGGTAACATGCCAGGGACTGATGCTACCGTCGACGCGGTAATAGACAATGGCGCGATGATCGGCCAAATCCGTCAGGGACGTTGGCGTCCCGTGGCGGGCAAGATAATCGGGAGCGGCGCAAAACAGCAGACGCTCTTTTCCCAGATAGCGATAGCCGAGCGAAGGCGGATATTCTGCCGGGCCACCAATCCGTATAGCGATATCCACGCCTTCTTCAAACAGATCGACAAAGCGATCGGAAAACGTAAGGTTGATCTGCATCTCTGGATTTTGCTGACAGAATTGCGTTATTAACGGTACGACGTGCATACGCCCGAAGGTGTTTGGCACGGCGATTTGCAATCTACCGACCGGGATGGTGCGTTGCGCTGCCAGTACCGATTCCGCTTCCGCCAGTTCACTAAGCACTCGCGTACAGGTCTCATAGAAAGCCTGTCCGGCATCGGTCAGGGCCAGGCTACGCGTTGTTCGCTCAAACAGCCTTGAGCCAAGCCGCGCTTCCAGCCGGGCAACGCTTTTACTCACCGCCGAACTGGTCAAATGCAGATGTTCAGCGGCAGCCGTAAAGCTACCGTGTTCCACGCTTGCAACAAAAGGCGTAATGCCTTTTAGCCGATCCTGGCTGCTCATGATTGATGACTCGAATTCTGAAATGTTATGAATTTATACCTGAAATAAGACTTAATTTCTCTATTAAGCTTAATGTTACTCAATATCAGTGGAGAAAAAAGATGCAACAGCGAGCACTTATTGTCGGCGTAAGCGGCGTAATTGGTACTGCACTGGCGGAAAAACTGACCGGCGACGGCTGGCAGGTTTATGGCCTTTCACGCGGACGCACCGCAGTGCCTGCGGGTTGTACGGCGCTGACGGCCGATCTGACTGATGAGGGATCCGTCCGTAAAGCGTTAGACGGCGTGAAAGTCGATAAAGTCTTTTTCAGCGTCTGGGCACGTCAGGCAAATGAAAAAGAGAATATCCGCGTTAACGGCGCGATGGTGCGCAACGTCATTGAAGCGTTGGGCGATGGCCTGAAGGGCGGGCATGTGGCGCTGGTTACAGGCCTTAAACATTACCTCGGCCCGTTTGATGCTTATGGCAAAGGCGCGGTGCCCGTAACGCCGTTCCGTGAAGAGCAGGGCCGCCAGCCGGTCGATAACTTCTACTACGCGCAGGAAGATGAAGTCTTTGCCGGTGCCGAAAAATATGGCTTCACCTGGAGCGTGCACCGTCCGCATACCATCATCGGTTTTGCGCTGGGCAACGCCATGAACATGGGCCAGACGCTGGCCGTCTATGCAAGCCTGTGCAAGCAGACCGGACAGCCCTTTGTTTTCCCTGGCTCAAAAGCCCAGTGGGAAGGCGTGACCGATATGACCGATGCACACGTATTGGCACAGCAGCTGGAATGGGCGGCAACAACCCCTTCGGCGCAGGACCAGGATTACAACGTGGTCAACGGTGACGTGTTCCGCTGGAAATGGATGTGGGGCCAGATTGCCGACTATTTCGGTATCGAAGCCGCGCCGTTCCCGGACGAAATGCAGCCGCTGGAAGGCCGCATGGATGCCGCGCCGGAGCAGTGGAAAGCGGTTGCGCAGCAGTTCAATCTTAAGGAAGCCGACATCAGCAAGCTGGTTTCCTGGTGGCATACCGACGCCGATCTGGGCCGCCCGATGGAAGTGTTTACCGACGTCAGTAAGAGCCGTAAAGCAGGCTTCACCGGCTATAAATGTACACGCGATGCTTTTGTCGAACTGT is a window from the Pantoea sp. CCBC3-3-1 genome containing:
- a CDS encoding LysR family transcriptional regulator, which produces MMSSQDRLKGITPFVASVEHGSFTAAAEHLHLTSSAVSKSVARLEARLGSRLFERTTRSLALTDAGQAFYETCTRVLSELAEAESVLAAQRTIPVGRLQIAVPNTFGRMHVVPLITQFCQQNPEMQINLTFSDRFVDLFEEGVDIAIRIGGPAEYPPSLGYRYLGKERLLFCAAPDYLARHGTPTSLTDLADHRAIVYYRVDGSISPWHVTSPDGRTVARTVPHRMALGDGEAQVAAVIAGLGVAQMASWLMEKPLASGELVPILPELAVEGLPLYVVWPRKKQLTPKVNALLSALDRLKM
- a CDS encoding SDR family oxidoreductase, which translates into the protein MQQRALIVGVSGVIGTALAEKLTGDGWQVYGLSRGRTAVPAGCTALTADLTDEGSVRKALDGVKVDKVFFSVWARQANEKENIRVNGAMVRNVIEALGDGLKGGHVALVTGLKHYLGPFDAYGKGAVPVTPFREEQGRQPVDNFYYAQEDEVFAGAEKYGFTWSVHRPHTIIGFALGNAMNMGQTLAVYASLCKQTGQPFVFPGSKAQWEGVTDMTDAHVLAQQLEWAATTPSAQDQDYNVVNGDVFRWKWMWGQIADYFGIEAAPFPDEMQPLEGRMDAAPEQWKAVAQQFNLKEADISKLVSWWHTDADLGRPMEVFTDVSKSRKAGFTGYKCTRDAFVELFDKLKAERLIPG